AATCTACAGGAAAAAGCAACACTTTACTTTTGtgtgaaagacagcttgcttgctgcagtctctataataTATCAACACTCTTCCATACACTGTTTGAAAGACAGCACTGCTTCCTTCAGTCTCTATAAATAATCCAGAGATATCTACACTCTActcacactttacaaactctcaactacactcaactgaAATTGTAAGTTTATCTCAGTTGAATAATCCTACTTTCAAAACATCAACTTAACAACTTCTATTTACTTCGATTTCAGAATATATCAACTCTTTGCATTCGGATCTTGCGTTGTTTCTCGGCTCTCACATCAAGGTTTTAAAATTTTTGTCGGCTTTTCACATCTCCCTCTTGCATTGTTGTAAGTTCTTTCaaatatgacatagtgaaaggataaattgtttttgtagttttgattttactttgttctgttatattttgatcttttccttcatttttgggactgatatgtgtcatggttttgtgataattatgatatttaggtcatttttggggatgataagtgttgtagttcaatgaaaattatgatagttaggtcaattttagatatggaatagtgaaaagatagattgttatgtactttttattttagtttgttctgtgggatgttttgatatattttttcatttttcgggatagtgaaaggataaattgtttttgtagttttgattttactttgttctgttatattttgatcttttccttcatttttgggactgatatgtgtcatggttttgtgataattatgatatttaggtcatttttggggatgataagtgttgtagttcaatgaaaattatgatagttaggtcaattttagatatggaatagtgaaaagataaattgttatgtactttttattttagtttgttctgtgggatgttttgatatattttttcatttttcgggatagtgaaaggataaattgtttttgtagttttgattttactttgttctgttatattttgatcttttccttcatttttgggactgatatgtgtcgtggttttgtgataattatgatatttaggtcatttttggggatgataagtgttgtagttcaatgaaaattatgatagttaggtcaattttagatatggaatagtgaaaagataaattgttatgtactttttattttagtttgttctgtgggatgttttgatatattttttcatttttcgggatagtgaaaggataaattgtttttgtagttttgattttactgtgttctgttatattttgatcttttccttcatttttgggactgatatgtgtcatggttttgtgataattatgatatttaggttcatttactttgttctgttatattttgatcttttccttcatcattacaggaattttttttaaaacagtactgtattcaaaacaaaataaaacgccGTATTcacaaaacaatactgtattcacaaagctgtattcaaaacaatactgtattcaaaacaatactgtattcaaaacaatactgtattcaaaacaatactgtatttaaaacaatattgtattCACAAAGCTGATTGTTATAGTTATTATGTGTATGTGTAAATTAtagtaaattgtttttgtagttttgattttactttgttctgttatattttgatcttttccttcatttttgggactgatatgtgtcatggttttgtgataattatgatcttttcattcatttactttgttctgttatattttgatcttttccttcatcattacaggaatttttttttaaaacaatactgtattcaaaacaaaataaaacgccGTATTcacaaaacaatactgtattcacaaagctgtattcaaaacaatactgtattcaaaacaatactgtattcaaaacaatactgtgttcaaaacaatactgtattcaaaacaatactgtatttaaaacaatactgtattcacaAAGCTGATTGTTATAGTAATTATGTGTATTTTTCAGTTTACAAATCACTCCAAACACATATCAATTGAGAGGTATGGGCGGTGGTTATCCAATTCCCGTTGAATCACTAGGATCAACAAACCATTTAAACCTTCCTGATTCAAACCCTCTAACTTCAAACCCACCTCCGGTGTCAACCCCACCTTCGGTTTTAACCCCACCTTCGGTTTCAACCCCACCTCCATTGGCAAACCCTGAATATGATGATCCATTTGGTTGGACGGATGAAGAGTTGAATTGGGCGTATGACTATACCTTCGCTCAACTACAATTTGGTGGACTACAAATTGAGGGGTGCCATCGTCCGGTGCCAAACACTCCTATACTTCCTATGCATCCTCCACCTTCAAACCCCCCTTATGTGGAAAACTACAGTCAAACACAAGAACTACCGACCTGGGCTGAAGGGTACGAAACTGACCCTGGGGCGGTTTACGAACCACCATTGGATGAAAAAATGGTTTGGGAACCTTAGAACAACTTTTATGATgactgtagttttttttttctcgaaTTAGTTTGAATCTTAATTATGTAACTTTTAATTATGTAttagtttaaatttaaatttgttgctgtttaattttaatcatgttttagtttaaattttatttctggagtttttatttttttagttaactAATATTGAACACTTAATAGGATATGTCTGATCATTTTTCCGTTGAAGAATTTTCATCATTGACAATTGATAGAGCATGGTATAATATAATCTTTGTTAAGGTGGAGTTTATTTGGCATGACGTCGATGGAAAGAGATTAGTGGTTATATTTCTTGATCAACACGTAAGAacattattttaatttactttGTGTTATATAAGCGTTTTTCCACCACTAAATTTCTTTTCATTTTAGAGACAAAAAATTGTTGCGTTCGTCCCACAAAATTTGATACACAAATATAATGACGCGTCATTGATGGGTGGTTTTTTTTCGTTGAATCATTTCCAAATTGAGAATCTCAACTATCTTGAGTGCCCAAAGTACCAGAATTACGTGTTAGTTTGGTCCGAGAAGAAAATTGTCATCAACGAATATACAAAGCTTTCTTCACTTACGCTTACGATTCCAAGGGGTGCTTCTTTATATCCATTGGTCCCTTCCATTATAGAATTGAAGCATGACAGGAGACCTCAAATGGATATTGTTGGTACATATTAATTCTCTATCtataatttttattaaatatataaaactttatatatgGTCTATACGATTTAACTGATTTGGTTTTAGATGTGGTTGGGAGAATAATAGAAGGCAAACGTGATCGATGTTGTTTTGAACTTTCTCTTCAAGATAAGACGtacgttattatttattattaacatATTACAAACATAATATTTACGTTATATGtaagaaaatattattattagaaGAACTTTAACCCAAAATCGTAATATACAGTGGTCACACAATACAATTGTTTTTGTCTGCCCTGAAGCCTTCCGATGTTATACGTTCCATTCGAGCCGTGCAACAAAGGTCCATCATATATGTATCACGTCTCAAGTTGGTTCATCTACCAGATAGTATGTTATGCTTTACACATGAACATTCTAATAATTAGTTAGATCTAATGGCTCATGtagtttaataaaagttatattttatttgttatttcagTTAATATTTTGAAGTCTACGGAGTTGAGTACGATTACGTACGAACCGGATATGGTCGAGGCACGGGATATGTAAATTATGGATCGTTATCCAATTTGTGTTTAAGTTAGAAACATTTggtgttgttatttgtttagttgtTGAATATTAAAGTCTCTCTTGGTGTTTCGTGTTTTGCTTTTTGTTTCCCTCATATTGATGTAATTGTAGAAGTATTTATAATCTATCACCAAGGTATAATCTTCTTAGATTGGACAACTAAATAATCATTATCtgtattaaacgaaggtataACCATGGCTGACCTTCCTACTCATACAATCGTGTTTGAGATATTAACGAGGCTGCCAGCAAAGGATGTAGGTCGTTCTAAGAGTGTATGTAAGCAATGGTATGCGTTATTGTCAACACAAGATTTCGTAAAGATACATTGTTCTCGCTCAGTAGTTTCATCTAACCAGAGAGTTCTACTAATTGACGACCTAACGTGTTCTGTTCGTCCAATCATCTCTAATAACAATGACTATGGTCCAAGCTCAACAGTTACATTTCCATTCCATCACCAAAATAATGATGTCTCAATACTTTCACATTTGAACGGATTGTTATGTGTTTGCTTGAATCATACATACGAGCTGcttctttggaatccaacaacTACTGCTTTCAAGCGTTTGTCAACCCCTGATTCTCATGGATTCTATATAAATAACCTTGATGCCATTGGTTTGTACGTTGACGCTGACGATGATTACAAGGTCTTGCATATAAAGCGTAGGAGTGGTGTACTTGGTGTCTATGTTTATTCTAGGGAAGTAGACTCTTGGAGAAATATTCCTTTCATAACAAGACAAGAGTACCTAAGCCCTCATTTCAATTGGTCAGCTGGCACATTTTGTGGTGGTACTCTATATTTCACTGTTTGCGAATGTTGGATTGGAGGTACGAATGTGGTGATTTGTCTTGATGTTAATTCGGAGCAGTTCAAGGAGATAAGCTTTCCACCCGTTCCTTCTAATGGAATGGTTCAAGGTGTTTTAGTTAATGTAAAAAATGTGCTTCACATGTTTGCTAGCACTGGCATGTTTGAGATGACAATTGACCTATGGACACTAC
This genomic stretch from Helianthus annuus cultivar XRQ/B chromosome 8, HanXRQr2.0-SUNRISE, whole genome shotgun sequence harbors:
- the LOC110906419 gene encoding F-box/kelch-repeat protein At3g17530; translated protein: MADLPTHTIVFEILTRLPAKDVGRSKSVCKQWYALLSTQDFVKIHCSRSVVSSNQRVLLIDDLTCSVRPIISNNNDYGPSSTVTFPFHHQNNDVSILSHLNGLLCVCLNHTYELLLWNPTTTAFKRLSTPDSHGFYINNLDAIGLYVDADDDYKVLHIKRRSGVLGVYVYSREVDSWRNIPFITRQEYLSPHFNWSAGTFCGGTLYFTVCECWIGGTNVVICLDVNSEQFKEISFPPVPSNGMVQGVLVNVKNVLHMFASTGMFEMTIDLWTLQGDYWIKVLSCPPIPPISLSLWCDITHYVTNGNWFVMTKLGKLFTIEMDMKPFECFYPVSWFRGFKGAVFVQTIVSPSI
- the LOC110906418 gene encoding uncharacterized protein LOC110906418 translates to MGGGYPIPVESLGSTNHLNLPDSNPLTSNPPPVSTPPSVLTPPSVSTPPPLANPEYDDPFGWTDEELNWAYDYTFAQLQFGGLQIEGCHRPVPNTPILPMHPPPSNPPYVENYSQTQELPTWAEGYETDPGAVYEPPLDEKMDMSDHFSVEEFSSLTIDRAWYNIIFVKVEFIWHDVDGKRLVVIFLDQHRQKIVAFVPQNLIHKYNDASLMGGFFSLNHFQIENLNYLECPKYQNYVLVWSEKKIVINEYTKLSSLTLTIPRGASLYPLVPSIIELKHDRRPQMDIVDVVGRIIEGKRDRCCFELSLQDKTGHTIQLFLSALKPSDVIRSIRAVQQRSIIYVSRLKLVHLPDSMLCFTHEHSNN